From a single Miscanthus floridulus cultivar M001 chromosome 8, ASM1932011v1, whole genome shotgun sequence genomic region:
- the LOC136472290 gene encoding protein CHUP1, chloroplastic-like: MKEEIMFDNQTKPCRSRVDSKSNSSSLKPKFGSSWGSQIVKGFTADKKTKKTAAVASKKPPLASVENVNQTIQQIPYHSRVKRSLIGDFPCSPAGAQVHPHVFDCHSIRSPASHDLFLELDHLREQLRESKERELALQSELRQCRENPKVSELEKELDSMRDEVDRLARLKTSLEAEKTSISEQLSVLSSMVEHHEENVRLDSDGNRISSVNGDNTPSENLEFEVVELRRLNKELQFQKRNLAIKLSSAESKLAGLEKNAESDIVAKVQAEASLLRHTNANLSKQVEGLQMSRLTEVEELAYLRWINSCLRHELCNSDQAARSMTDIDCNGVMAFNEDDVGEGDAKNAEDSSDIKFSIAERIKQWSQNDKSCQASKKEALLDRAWIEAAEARSPTRRHSLGGPKGCAQDFNIIKRRQSDTFISLPDATDESLACNKDPTIREKRDLLVDKYDFGRSESSRFVLSKPEVCKSQCLDVEKRALRIPKPPPRPSVSVSNSGPSNGSTVNPPRPPPPPPPPKFSSKSTGVMKRAPQVAELYHSLMRRDSKKDTSSGGICETANSANVRSSMIGEIENRSSHLQAIKADVETQGEFVKSLIKEVTGAAYKDIEDVVAFVKWLDDELGFLVDERAVLKHFDWPERKADTLREAAFGYQDLKKLESEVSNYKDDPRLPCEIALKKMVTLSEKTERGVYNLLRTREAMMRQCKEFNIPTDWMLDNNLISKIKFASVKLAKMYMKRVAMELQYMGPLNKDPALEYMLLQAVRFAFRMHQFAGGFDPETMDAFEELRNLVHVRNSTQ, translated from the exons ATGAAagaggaaatcatgtttgacaaCCAAACAAAGCCATGCAGATCGAGGGTTGACTCCAAAAGCAATTCAAGTTCTCTGAAACCTAAGTTTGGATCCTCATGGGGTTCCCAAATTGTCAAAGGGTTTACAGCAGACAAGAAAACCAAGAAGACAGCAGCAGTTGCAAGTAAAAAACCACCTCTTGCAAGTGTTGAAAATGTCAATCAGACCATCCAACAGATTCCGTACCACTCTAGGGTTAAAAGATCCCTCATTGGGGACTTCCCTTGTTCACCTGCTGGTGCTCAAGTCCACCCCCATGTCTTCGATTGCCACAGTATTAGGTCCCCAGCATCCCATGATCTTTTTCTTGAGTTGGATCATCTCAGGGAGCAACTGCGTGAGTCGAAAGAAAGGGAATTAGCATTACAGTCAGAGTTGCGGCAATGCAGAGAAAACCCAAAAGTttcagaacttgagaaggagcttgattctatgagggatgaAGTTGACAGGCTTGCACGACTGAAGACTTCATTAGAAGCTGAGAAAACAAGCATATCTGAACAATTGTCAGTTCTATCTTCTATGGTAGAGCACCATGAAGAAAATGTAAGATTAGATAGTGATGGCAACCGGATATCTAGTGTTAATGGGGACAACACACCTTCAGAAAATTTGGAGTTTGAAGTTGTTGAACTACGCCGGTTAAACAAAGAGCTACAGTTTCAGAAACGAAATCTTGCAATTAAGCTCTCTTCAGCTGAATCCAAATTGGCTGGCCTTGAGAAGAATGCAGAG AGTGATATAGTTGCCAAGGTTCAAGCTGAGGCATCGTTGCTGAGGCACACAAATGCAAACCTCAGCAAGCAAGTTGAAGGATTGCAAATGAGTCGGCTAACAGAGGTTGAGGAGCTTGCTTATCTTCGGTGGATCAATTCATGTTTACGCCATGAGCTCTGTAACTCAGATCAAGCAGCTAGATCAATGACGGATATAGATTGCAATGGTGTCATGGCTTTTAATGAAGATGATGTTGGTGAAGGTGATGCAAAAAATGCTGAGGACAGTTCTGATATAAAATTCAGCATTGCAGAACGCATCAAGCAGTGGTCCCAGAATGATAAGAGTTGTCAAGCATCTAAAAAGGAAGCCCTTCTTGATAGGGCATGGATTGAAGCTGCAGAAGCACGAAGCCCGACACGTAGGCACTCACTTGGTGGACCAAAGGGATGTGCACAAGACTTCAACATCATTAAAAGAAGGCAATCTGATACCTTTATCAGCCTTCCGGATGCAACAGATGAGTCACTTGCCTGTAATAAGGATCCTACAATCAGGGAGAAGCGTGACCTTCTTGTGGACAAGTATGATTTTGGTCGATCTGAAAGTTCAAGATTTGTTCTCAGCAAGCCAGAAGTATGCAAGTCACAGTGTCTGGATGTTGAAAAGCGTGCATTGCGCATCCCTAAACCTCCACCGAGACCTTCTGTTTCTGTGTCAAATTCTGGTCCATCAAATGGATCGACTGTAAATCCACCgcgaccaccaccgccgccacctcctccaAAGTTTTCCTCAAAAAGTACTGGGGTCATGAAGAGGGCACCTCAGGTCGCAGAGCTCTACCATTCACTTATGAGAAGGGACTCTAAAAAGGATACTTCCAGTGGTGGAATCTGTGAAACAGCTAACTCTGCGAATGTGCGGAGTAGCATGATTGGTGAAATTGAGAACCGCTCGTCCCATTTGCAAGCT ATCAAGGCGGATGTTGAGACTCAAGGTGAATTTGTGAAATCATTGATTAAGGAGGTGACTGGTGCAGCCTACAAAGACATCGAAGATGTGGTTGCATTTGTGAAGTGGCTAGATGATGAACTTGGCTTCCTA GTGGATGAGAGAGCAGTGTTGAAGCATTTTGATTGGCCTGAGAGGAAGGCAGACACTCTACGAGAGGCAGCTTTTGGCTACCAGGACCTGAAGAAGCTGGAATCGGAAGTTTCAAACTATAAAGATGATCCACGCCTGCCCTGTGAAATCGCGCTGAAGAAAATGGTTACACTATCTGAAAA GACTGAGAGAGGTGTCTACAACCTTCTAAGGACAAGAGAGGCTATGATGAGGCAGTGCAAGGAGTTTAATATTCCTACTGACTGGATGCTTGATAACAATCTTATTAGCAAG ATAAAGTTTGCTTCTGTGAAATTAGCGAAGATGTACATGAAAAGGGTTGCAATGGAGCTTCAATACATGGGCCCTCTGAACAAGGATCCAGCTCTGGAGTACATGCTGCTTCAGGCTGTGAGATTTGCCTTCAGGATGCATCAG TTTGCTGGAGGTTTTGACCCGGAGACCATGGATGCGTTTGAAGAGCTGAGGAACCTTGTTCACGTCAGGAATAGCACCCAATAG